A genomic region of Venturia canescens isolate UGA chromosome 9, ASM1945775v1, whole genome shotgun sequence contains the following coding sequences:
- the LOC122415777 gene encoding p21-activated protein kinase-interacting protein 1-like, giving the protein MYYSNNKMTTDFEIIVGTYEQFLLGYKVINVDDAYTLERSFATHSHLASIRAVASDRHYLASGGADDTVCLYDMRYRIESGRLMHHTGTINCINFTPEASHVMTASNDGSIGIVRCGNWELEKHWKAPHKGNAVNALAIHPSGKLAMSAGGDGVLRTWNLVKGRQAYATNLVPRLKFDAKNVTIIRWSPSGDKYLLASNCKLDVYSVETAGLCAEMSFVSKVACVEFINENLLAIGHEDGQVRVYDMTAGSSTIELKAHDARVKCLAFRNKFLVSASSSGEIKLWRCGKKKLSILSLASCDARITCMSLANICQNSSVTKEEAKVSEESENTGAKVFRMRQEVIIEDEGEENIANAPRKKKKKKSMKRPVEEIQERESSDRASPQKLKKKMNLEIYKTESTKKKKRSLSVVKSDDESFLKMTKRKKIISQNDPNEVTDSTDTGVAARNNKKKKRPIISIEKSTKTDIKKRKKQNEISSSSSDLPVKAKKKKLSR; this is encoded by the exons ATGTACTAtagtaataacaaaatgaCGACCGATTTTGAGATAATAGTTGGCACATATGAGCAGTTTTTGCTCGGTTACAAAGTTATCAATGTCGACGAT GCTTATACATTGGAGAGAAGTTTCGCTACTCACAGTCATCTAGCCAGCATAAGGGCGGTGGCAAGCGACAGACATTATTTAGCTTCGGGCGGAGCTGACGACACTGTATGTCTTTATGACATGCGTTACAGAATTGAATCGGGTAGACTGATGCATCATACAG GTACCATAAATTGCATAAATTTCACGCCGGAAGCGTCGCACGTGATGACAGCGAGTAACGACGGGAGCATCGGAATAGTGAGGTGCGGAAATTGGGAACTGGAGAAGCATTGGAAAGCTCCTCACAAAGGTAACGCGGTGAACGCTCTGGCGATACATCCTTCAGGAAAATTGGCGATGTCGGCGGGTGGAGACGGAGTTCTAAGAACGTGGAATCTGGTCAAAGGCAGACAAGCTTACGCGACGAATTTGGTGCCGAGATTGAAGTTTGACGCGAAAAACGTGACGATAATTCGCTGGAGTCCAAGCGGTGACAAATATTTGTTGGCCTCGAATTGCAAGCTCGACGTTTATTCGGTCGAGACCGCTGGCCTCTGCGCAGAAATGTCTTTCGTGTCAAAAGTCGCCTGCGTCGAATTCATCAACGAGAATCTTTTGGCCATTGGTCACGAAGATGGTCAAGTGCGCGTTTACGACATGACCGCGGGCTCGAGCACTATCGAGCTCAAAGCTCACGATGCACGCGTCAAGTGTCTCGCTTTTAGAAACAAATTCCTCGTTTCGGCCTCGAGCTCCGGTGAGATAAAATTGTGGCGTTGCggcaagaaaaaattgagcatTTTGTCGCTGGCTAGTTGTGACGCGAGAATAACGTGCATGTCGCTCGCAAATATTTGCCAGAACTCGTCCGTCACAAAAGAGGAAGCAAAAGTTTCCGAAGAGAGTGAAAATACGGGAGCAAAAGTTTTCCGGATGCGTCAGGAAGTGATAATCGAAGACGAGGGCGAGGAGAACATCGCCAATGCTccgaggaaaaagaagaagaaaaaatcaatgaagagGCCTGTGGAAGAGATCCAAGAACGGGAATCGAGTGACCGAGCGAGCCcgcaaaaattgaagaaaaaaatgaatctggaGATTTATAAAACTGAGtcgacgaagaagaaaaagaggagtTTGTCAGTAGTGAAATCCGACGACGAAAGTTTCCTCAAAATGactaaacgaaaaaaaattatttcacaaaacGATCCGAACGAAGTTACCGATTCGACGGACACTGGCGTTGCAGCGAGGAACAacaaaaagaagaaacgaCCGATAATCTCTATCGAAAAATCCACTAAAACTGACattaaaaagaggaaaaaacaaaacgagatTTCCAGCTCGAGTTCAGACTTACCGgtgaaagcgaaaaaaaagaaattatcgCGATAG
- the LOC122415774 gene encoding neprilysin-4-like isoform X1, with protein sequence MRYKVNDPEDNGQNAESTRRQSESSWRYNGSNDVKKTSKETRLIIVVGLLVVAVIALVATLALQMVVFRKEEYREMCQSEECIKTAARMIEAMNKTTEPCDDFYKFACGGWIARHPIPQSQTSWDQLSLLREELLKNLRILLEEPDKKDDLRPVKLARALYRTCMDTASVESLGLVPIFEILKTVGLPREPPFDNKTIVLDLAKIAGVAQRQLGLNLLVNFYISEDMRDTTRNRMMMEQVSPGFSERYLMEPQRFKSELAEYKRYVKAMVQLAGGGEKSDEFANEILEFSTKIAKIMASQEQRISANHLIHDVTIDRLQQLTDLYGQQWNWTTYLNAVFENTNVTLDLDNDRVIIMDLNYLQKLPLLLAATPSATIARFVWWSVYSTVAPLTLQKFRDLGFQFSQKVFGLKEKTPRWKGCTGNVNSNFGMALTYVYVENHFNERAKEKALEMLLDVRAAFDEMVAELEWMDVGTRARAHRKLYAMRPFVGFPEWVTDSDKLEKYYEGAEVIEGKLFETFLRLTDVGAKKSLNSLRERPDKDRWISTGTTVNAFYSAILNSVTFPAGILHPPFYGNGLESINYGAMGAIMGHELTHGFDDQGRRYDENGNVRQWWSDETLQHYHEKVECITKQYSNYHLPELSNNFTVNGMNTQSENIADNGGIREAYRAYQRLKSRSSGQQALPGLANYTEDQLFFLGFAQVWCGNYTNGALKSKLIEGVHAPNHFRVIGTLSNNAEFAKAWSCPLGSPMNPLHKCILW encoded by the exons ATGAGGTACAAG GTTAACGACCCGGAGGACAATGGACAGAATGCCGAAAGCACCAGAAGACAATCCGAATCCTCTTG GCGGTACAACGGTTCGAACGACGTGAAAAAAACTAGCAAAGAAACGAGGCTGATTATAGTCGTTGGATTGCTCGTAGTCGCTGTGATAGCCCTCGTCGCGACGTTGGCCTTGCAGATGGTAGTTTTCCGGAAGGAGGAGTACCGAGAGATGTGTCAGAGTGAGGAGTGCATCAAAACAG CTGCGAGGATGATCGAAGCGATGAACAAGACGACCGAGCCTTGCGACGATTTCTACAAGTTTGCTTGCGGAGGCTGGATAGCGAGGCATCCGATTCCTCAAAGCCAAACTTCCTGGGACCAATTGAGTTTGCTGCGagaagaattattgaaaaatctgagaaTACTGCTTGAGGAACCCGACAAAAAAGACGATCTCAGGCCGGTCAAGCTCGCGAGAGCACTCTACAGAACTTGTATGGACACCG CTAGCGTGGAGAGTCTCGGACTAGTCCCAATTTTCGAGATTTTGAAAACGGTCGGGCTTCCGAGGGAGCCACCGTTCGACAACAAAACGATCGTGCTCGATCTCGCAAAAATTGCGGGGGTTGCGCAACGGCAGTTGGGGCTAAATCTCCTCGTAAACTTCTACATCAGCGAGGACATGAGAGACACGACGAGAAACCGAATGATG atGGAGCAAGTCTCGCCCGGATTCAGCGAACGTTATCTCATGGAACCGCAACGCTTCAAATCTGAATTGGCCGAGTACAAACGTTACGTTAAAGCGATGGTGCAGTTGGCCGGCGGTGGAGAAAAAAGCGACGAGTTTGCCaacgaaattttggaattCAGCACGAAAATAGCTAAA ATAATGGCTTCGCAGGAGCAAAGAATAAGCGCGAATCATTTGATTCACGACGTGACGATCGATCGACTCCAACAGCTGACGGATCTCTACGGACAGCAATGGAATTGGACGACTTACTTAAACGCAGTCTTCGAAAATACGAACGTAACATTGGATTTGGATAACGATCGCGTCATAATAATGGATTTGAATTATTTACAAAAGCTACCCTTACTTTTGGCTGCTACGCCGTCTGCGACGATTG CTCGCTTCGTATGGTGGAGCGTGTATTCGACCGTGGCGCCATTGACTCTCCAAAAGTTCCGGGATCTtggttttcaattttcgcaaAAAGTCTTTGGGCTGAAGGAAAAGACGCCGCGTTGGAAAGGCTGCACCGGAAACGTCAACTCGAACTTCGGCATGGCGCTCACTTACGTATACGtggaaaatcatttcaacGAGAGAGCCAAAGAAAAA GCGCTAGAAATGTTGCTCGATGTGAGAGCTGCTTTTGATGAAATGGTGGCGGAGCTCGAGTGGATGGACGTCGGGACGAGAGCCCGGGCCCATCGAAAACTCTACGCGATGAGACCGTTCGTTGGCTTTCCGGAGTGGGTCACGGACTCGGATAAATTGGAGAAATATTATGAGGGA GCGGAAGTAATAGAGGGAAAATTGTTCGAAACGTTTTTGAGACTCACCGACGTTGGGgcgaaaaaaagtttgaacagTCTGCGAGAAAGACCGGACAAGGATCGTTGGATTTCAACCGGTACGACTGTGAACGCTTTTTACAGCGCGATTTTAAATTCAGTCA CGTTTCCAGCCGGAATTCTTCATCCACCTTTCTACGGAAACGGATTGGA ATCTATTAATTACGGAGCCATGGGAGCGATAATGGGCCACGAATTGACTCACGGATTCGACGATCAAG GCCGGAGATACGACGAGAATGGAAACGTTCGTCAATGGTGGAGCGACGAAACACTCCAACATTATCACGAGAAGGTCGAGTGCATAACGAAACAGTACAGCAATTATCATTTGCCCGAACTGAGCAACAACTTCACG GTCAATGGAATGAACACGCAGAGCGAAAATATTGCGGATAACGGCGGAATAAGAGAAGCTTATCGCGCTTATCAGAGACTAAAGTCCAGGAGTTCGGGCCAGCAAGCTCTGCCCGGACTCGCCAATTACACCGaagatcaattattttttctcggttTTGCTCAg GTCTGGTGCGGGAATTATACGAACGGAGCGTTAAAGTCTAAACTCATCGAGGGAGTCCACGCACCGAATCATTTCAGAGTGATAGGAACTTTATCGAACAACGCTGAATTCGCTAAAGCCTGGAGTTGCCCGTTGGGAAGTCCGATGAATCCTTTACACAAGTGTATTTTATGGTAA
- the LOC122415774 gene encoding neprilysin-4-like isoform X2: MVVFRKEEYREMCQSEECIKTAARMIEAMNKTTEPCDDFYKFACGGWIARHPIPQSQTSWDQLSLLREELLKNLRILLEEPDKKDDLRPVKLARALYRTCMDTASVESLGLVPIFEILKTVGLPREPPFDNKTIVLDLAKIAGVAQRQLGLNLLVNFYISEDMRDTTRNRMMMEQVSPGFSERYLMEPQRFKSELAEYKRYVKAMVQLAGGGEKSDEFANEILEFSTKIAKIMASQEQRISANHLIHDVTIDRLQQLTDLYGQQWNWTTYLNAVFENTNVTLDLDNDRVIIMDLNYLQKLPLLLAATPSATIARFVWWSVYSTVAPLTLQKFRDLGFQFSQKVFGLKEKTPRWKGCTGNVNSNFGMALTYVYVENHFNERAKEKALEMLLDVRAAFDEMVAELEWMDVGTRARAHRKLYAMRPFVGFPEWVTDSDKLEKYYEGAEVIEGKLFETFLRLTDVGAKKSLNSLRERPDKDRWISTGTTVNAFYSAILNSVTFPAGILHPPFYGNGLESINYGAMGAIMGHELTHGFDDQGRRYDENGNVRQWWSDETLQHYHEKVECITKQYSNYHLPELSNNFTVNGMNTQSENIADNGGIREAYRAYQRLKSRSSGQQALPGLANYTEDQLFFLGFAQVWCGNYTNGALKSKLIEGVHAPNHFRVIGTLSNNAEFAKAWSCPLGSPMNPLHKCILW, encoded by the exons ATGGTAGTTTTCCGGAAGGAGGAGTACCGAGAGATGTGTCAGAGTGAGGAGTGCATCAAAACAG CTGCGAGGATGATCGAAGCGATGAACAAGACGACCGAGCCTTGCGACGATTTCTACAAGTTTGCTTGCGGAGGCTGGATAGCGAGGCATCCGATTCCTCAAAGCCAAACTTCCTGGGACCAATTGAGTTTGCTGCGagaagaattattgaaaaatctgagaaTACTGCTTGAGGAACCCGACAAAAAAGACGATCTCAGGCCGGTCAAGCTCGCGAGAGCACTCTACAGAACTTGTATGGACACCG CTAGCGTGGAGAGTCTCGGACTAGTCCCAATTTTCGAGATTTTGAAAACGGTCGGGCTTCCGAGGGAGCCACCGTTCGACAACAAAACGATCGTGCTCGATCTCGCAAAAATTGCGGGGGTTGCGCAACGGCAGTTGGGGCTAAATCTCCTCGTAAACTTCTACATCAGCGAGGACATGAGAGACACGACGAGAAACCGAATGATG atGGAGCAAGTCTCGCCCGGATTCAGCGAACGTTATCTCATGGAACCGCAACGCTTCAAATCTGAATTGGCCGAGTACAAACGTTACGTTAAAGCGATGGTGCAGTTGGCCGGCGGTGGAGAAAAAAGCGACGAGTTTGCCaacgaaattttggaattCAGCACGAAAATAGCTAAA ATAATGGCTTCGCAGGAGCAAAGAATAAGCGCGAATCATTTGATTCACGACGTGACGATCGATCGACTCCAACAGCTGACGGATCTCTACGGACAGCAATGGAATTGGACGACTTACTTAAACGCAGTCTTCGAAAATACGAACGTAACATTGGATTTGGATAACGATCGCGTCATAATAATGGATTTGAATTATTTACAAAAGCTACCCTTACTTTTGGCTGCTACGCCGTCTGCGACGATTG CTCGCTTCGTATGGTGGAGCGTGTATTCGACCGTGGCGCCATTGACTCTCCAAAAGTTCCGGGATCTtggttttcaattttcgcaaAAAGTCTTTGGGCTGAAGGAAAAGACGCCGCGTTGGAAAGGCTGCACCGGAAACGTCAACTCGAACTTCGGCATGGCGCTCACTTACGTATACGtggaaaatcatttcaacGAGAGAGCCAAAGAAAAA GCGCTAGAAATGTTGCTCGATGTGAGAGCTGCTTTTGATGAAATGGTGGCGGAGCTCGAGTGGATGGACGTCGGGACGAGAGCCCGGGCCCATCGAAAACTCTACGCGATGAGACCGTTCGTTGGCTTTCCGGAGTGGGTCACGGACTCGGATAAATTGGAGAAATATTATGAGGGA GCGGAAGTAATAGAGGGAAAATTGTTCGAAACGTTTTTGAGACTCACCGACGTTGGGgcgaaaaaaagtttgaacagTCTGCGAGAAAGACCGGACAAGGATCGTTGGATTTCAACCGGTACGACTGTGAACGCTTTTTACAGCGCGATTTTAAATTCAGTCA CGTTTCCAGCCGGAATTCTTCATCCACCTTTCTACGGAAACGGATTGGA ATCTATTAATTACGGAGCCATGGGAGCGATAATGGGCCACGAATTGACTCACGGATTCGACGATCAAG GCCGGAGATACGACGAGAATGGAAACGTTCGTCAATGGTGGAGCGACGAAACACTCCAACATTATCACGAGAAGGTCGAGTGCATAACGAAACAGTACAGCAATTATCATTTGCCCGAACTGAGCAACAACTTCACG GTCAATGGAATGAACACGCAGAGCGAAAATATTGCGGATAACGGCGGAATAAGAGAAGCTTATCGCGCTTATCAGAGACTAAAGTCCAGGAGTTCGGGCCAGCAAGCTCTGCCCGGACTCGCCAATTACACCGaagatcaattattttttctcggttTTGCTCAg GTCTGGTGCGGGAATTATACGAACGGAGCGTTAAAGTCTAAACTCATCGAGGGAGTCCACGCACCGAATCATTTCAGAGTGATAGGAACTTTATCGAACAACGCTGAATTCGCTAAAGCCTGGAGTTGCCCGTTGGGAAGTCCGATGAATCCTTTACACAAGTGTATTTTATGGTAA